The proteins below come from a single Roseiflexus sp. RS-1 genomic window:
- a CDS encoding ATP-binding protein: MLVPRPAVIAHINRQMAIHPIVALLGPRQCGKTTVARMIAEQQPSTYFDLENPVDVRRLSVPLTVLEALTGLVIIDEVQRQPPLFELLRVLVDRPHHSARFLISGSASPNLVRSVSESLAGRIGFVDLSGFDLAEVGPAQRDRLWLRGGFPRSFLADDDRSSLAWREAFIRTFLERDIPQLGITIPAETLRRFWTMIAHYHGQIWNAAEFARSLGTSEATARRYLDILVGAYMVRLLPPWFENIGKRQVKSPKVYIRDTGILHGLLGLETLAEVQSHPRLGASWEGFAIEQIIGLLGTRDAYFWATHSGAELDLLVHLRGRRYGFEIKYADAPGASRSMHVALHDLGLDHLWIIYPGKQEYALDARITVLPMEALPDLAATLR; encoded by the coding sequence ATGCTTGTTCCAAGGCCCGCCGTTATCGCCCACATCAACCGTCAGATGGCGATCCATCCAATTGTTGCCCTGTTGGGTCCACGGCAATGCGGCAAGACCACCGTGGCACGGATGATCGCTGAGCAGCAACCGTCCACGTACTTCGATCTGGAAAATCCGGTGGACGTGCGTCGGCTCTCGGTGCCGCTGACCGTGCTTGAAGCGCTCACCGGCCTGGTCATCATCGATGAAGTACAGCGACAGCCCCCTTTGTTCGAGCTGCTCCGGGTGCTGGTAGACCGTCCGCACCATTCCGCTCGCTTTCTGATCTCAGGTTCTGCATCGCCCAATCTTGTTCGCAGCGTGTCGGAATCGCTGGCCGGGCGCATCGGGTTTGTTGATCTCTCCGGCTTCGACCTGGCCGAAGTCGGTCCTGCGCAACGTGATCGTCTGTGGCTCCGCGGCGGCTTCCCCAGGTCGTTCCTGGCTGACGATGACCGGAGCAGTCTGGCGTGGCGCGAGGCATTCATTCGCACCTTTCTGGAGCGGGACATCCCGCAACTGGGCATCACCATTCCCGCCGAAACCCTGCGGCGCTTCTGGACAATGATCGCCCACTACCATGGACAGATATGGAACGCTGCGGAGTTCGCCCGATCGTTGGGAACGTCCGAAGCCACCGCGCGTCGTTATCTGGACATTCTCGTTGGCGCATATATGGTGCGGCTGCTGCCTCCGTGGTTCGAGAACATCGGCAAGCGCCAGGTCAAATCGCCCAAGGTGTACATCCGCGACACTGGCATCCTGCACGGTTTGTTGGGGCTAGAGACGCTGGCAGAGGTCCAGTCCCATCCCAGGCTGGGCGCCTCGTGGGAGGGATTCGCTATCGAGCAGATCATCGGCTTGCTGGGCACACGCGATGCGTATTTCTGGGCCACTCACAGCGGCGCCGAACTCGATCTGCTGGTGCATCTGCGGGGCAGGCGGTATGGCTTCGAGATCAAATACGCCGACGCGCCCGGCGCCAGTCGTTCGATGCACGTGGCTCTGCACGATCTTGGGCTGGATCACCTCTGGATCATCTATCCGGGGAAGCAAGAATACGCCCTTGATGCCCGAATCACCGTCCTGCCCATGGAAGCGCTGCCTGACCTGGCGGCCACGTTGCGCTGA
- a CDS encoding type II toxin-antitoxin system Phd/YefM family antitoxin, with product MEEIGIRELKARASEVVRAVKERRARYVITRRGRPAALLVPLDALPSQPDPREVWARLEQIREELGKGRQSEKSAVEILSEMRR from the coding sequence ATGGAAGAGATCGGCATTCGTGAACTCAAGGCGCGCGCTTCGGAAGTGGTGCGCGCCGTCAAAGAACGCCGCGCCCGCTACGTCATCACCCGGCGCGGACGCCCGGCAGCCCTCCTGGTACCGCTCGATGCCCTCCCGTCCCAGCCCGACCCCAGGGAAGTCTGGGCGCGGCTGGAACAGATTCGGGAAGAGTTGGGGAAAGGACGGCAGAGTGAGAAAAGCGCCGTAGAAATCCTCTCGGAGATGCGGCGATGA
- a CDS encoding Hsp20/alpha crystallin family protein, translating into MTNLTRWDPFQEMMTLREAMNQLFEESFVRPDLARGSFVPALDLSETEDAYLVEAAVPGLKPEDLEVTVENSVLTIKGEIKQESQETKRNYHRIERRYGAFQRQVALPRSVKADAIKATLSNGVLRLEIPKAEEVKPRRILINPTTN; encoded by the coding sequence ATGACCAACCTGACTCGCTGGGATCCCTTCCAGGAGATGATGACCCTGCGCGAAGCGATGAATCAGTTGTTCGAGGAAAGCTTCGTGCGCCCCGATCTGGCGCGTGGCAGCTTCGTACCGGCGCTCGACCTGAGCGAAACCGAGGATGCCTATCTGGTCGAAGCGGCAGTGCCCGGGCTGAAGCCGGAAGATCTGGAAGTGACGGTGGAAAATAGTGTACTGACGATCAAAGGCGAGATCAAGCAGGAGTCGCAGGAGACGAAGCGCAACTATCATCGGATCGAGCGGCGCTACGGCGCCTTCCAGCGCCAGGTTGCACTGCCGCGCTCGGTCAAGGCAGACGCCATCAAGGCGACACTGAGCAACGGCGTGTTGCGGCTGGAGATCCCCAAGGCTGAAGAAGTCAAGCCGCGCCGCATTCTGATCAATCCGACGACCAACTGA
- a CDS encoding response regulator transcription factor produces MSELKDKLILVVDDEPRMVNFMRMNLELEGCRVISASNGREALEKVRDEMPDVVLLDIMMPVMDGFETLRRLRQASSVPVLVLTAKDDEEDRIKGLELGADDYIGKPFSHRELVSRIRAVLRRHYTPPPAPQTLVKVDDRLQIDFARREVLVNGERVNLRPTEYRLLYHLVQNAGYVMTHEQLLSKVWGPEYRDETHYLRLYVTYLRQKIEEDPANPKYILTERGIGYRFVDFKRDHDGRSEG; encoded by the coding sequence ATGTCAGAACTCAAAGACAAATTGATCCTCGTCGTTGATGACGAGCCGCGCATGGTCAATTTCATGCGCATGAATCTGGAGCTTGAGGGGTGTCGGGTTATCAGCGCATCGAACGGACGTGAGGCGCTGGAGAAGGTGCGCGACGAGATGCCCGATGTCGTGTTGCTGGACATTATGATGCCAGTGATGGATGGTTTCGAGACCCTGCGCCGACTGCGGCAGGCGTCGTCGGTGCCGGTGCTGGTGCTGACCGCTAAGGACGATGAAGAGGACCGTATCAAAGGGTTGGAATTGGGCGCCGATGATTATATCGGCAAGCCGTTCAGTCACCGGGAACTGGTGAGTCGCATTCGCGCCGTGCTGCGGCGCCACTATACCCCGCCGCCAGCGCCGCAAACCCTGGTGAAGGTAGACGACCGACTTCAGATCGACTTTGCCCGACGCGAGGTGCTGGTGAACGGCGAACGGGTGAACCTGCGCCCGACCGAGTATCGGTTGCTGTACCACCTGGTGCAGAATGCCGGGTATGTGATGACCCACGAGCAACTCCTGAGCAAGGTGTGGGGTCCGGAGTACCGCGATGAGACGCACTACCTGCGGCTCTATGTCACCTATTTGCGCCAGAAGATCGAAGAGGACCCGGCAAACCCGAAGTACATTCTGACCGAACGCGGAATCGGGTATCGTTTTGTCGATTTCAAGCGCGACCACGACGGGAGGAGCGAGGGGTGA
- the smpB gene encoding SsrA-binding protein SmpB encodes MARGNDIERVVADNRKARHDYFIEETYEAGIALTGSEIKSIRAGQVNLRGGYVRIVDGEAWLYDVHIAPYEQSGAYFNHEPTRPRKLLLHRREISRIAGQVERQGYTLVPLRLYLRGRRAKVEIGLARGKKLYDKRDDIARREARRDIERALKERTRR; translated from the coding sequence ATGGCGCGGGGGAACGATATTGAGCGCGTGGTTGCCGACAATCGCAAGGCGCGCCACGATTATTTCATCGAAGAGACGTATGAAGCGGGGATTGCGCTGACCGGCAGTGAGATCAAGTCGATCCGCGCCGGGCAGGTGAACCTGCGTGGCGGCTATGTGCGCATCGTCGATGGCGAGGCATGGCTCTACGATGTGCATATTGCGCCCTACGAGCAATCCGGGGCGTACTTCAACCACGAGCCGACGCGACCGCGGAAGTTGCTGTTGCATCGACGCGAGATTTCCCGCATTGCCGGGCAGGTCGAACGGCAGGGATACACGCTCGTGCCGCTCCGGCTGTATCTGCGCGGGCGGCGCGCAAAAGTCGAAATCGGGCTGGCGCGCGGCAAGAAACTCTACGACAAACGCGACGACATCGCGCGCCGTGAAGCGCGCCGCGACATCGAGCGCGCCCTCAAAGAACGCACGCGCCGCTGA
- a CDS encoding response regulator transcription factor gives MTTILLVEDDSVLLETLSYNFERAGFQVATASDGLTGLEMARRTHPDLIILDVMLPGLDGFSVCRAVAKETTVPIVLLTALHDEAHRIAGLELGAIDYVVKPFSMGELLARVRAILRWNERQRQTPSSNVLCVGPVQLDRNSRRVWYKDREIELSHKEFDLLACLMHNAGVALSRDLLLERVWGSDFLGSNRTIDVHVRWLREKLEPDPANPTLIRTVRGIGYCFQDPATDPPGRRMLEESEPAS, from the coding sequence ATGACGACAATACTCCTGGTCGAAGACGATAGCGTTCTTCTCGAGACGCTTTCGTACAATTTTGAGCGGGCAGGGTTTCAGGTCGCAACCGCCTCGGATGGTTTGACCGGGCTGGAAATGGCGCGTCGGACGCATCCCGATCTGATCATCCTGGATGTGATGCTGCCGGGACTGGATGGTTTTTCCGTCTGTCGCGCAGTGGCGAAAGAAACAACCGTTCCGATTGTTCTGCTGACGGCGCTGCACGACGAGGCGCACCGGATCGCCGGGCTGGAACTCGGCGCAATCGATTACGTGGTCAAGCCGTTCAGTATGGGTGAGTTGCTGGCGCGTGTACGCGCCATCCTGCGCTGGAATGAACGCCAGCGCCAAACCCCATCCTCGAATGTGCTATGCGTTGGTCCGGTGCAACTGGATCGCAACAGCCGACGCGTCTGGTACAAGGACCGCGAGATCGAACTCTCGCACAAAGAGTTCGATCTGCTCGCGTGCCTGATGCACAACGCCGGTGTCGCGCTTTCGCGCGACCTGTTGCTGGAGCGTGTCTGGGGCAGCGATTTTCTCGGTTCGAACCGGACAATCGATGTTCACGTGCGCTGGCTGCGCGAAAAACTGGAGCCTGATCCCGCCAATCCAACGCTGATCCGCACCGTGCGCGGCATCGGGTACTGCTTTCAGGACCCGGCAACAGACCCGCCAGGGCGTCGCATGCTGGAGGAGTCGGAGCCAGCATCCTGA
- the pyrF gene encoding orotidine-5'-phosphate decarboxylase produces the protein MTFRETVCATARRNRSWLCIGLDPEPMRMPVHLPADAEGVYAFCAAIMDATSDLVCAFKPNIAFFEAFGAAGWSALERLIRLRPGPPIILDAKRGDIGSTAEAYARAAFEVLDADAVTVNPYLGGDALEPFLRHSQRGCFILCKTSNPGSHDLQDMRLADGRPLYLAVAEMARDRWNMHGNTGLVVGATHPTAITEVRRACPDMLLLVPGIGAQGGDLDTTVRAAAAVDEPLMMINVSRTVLYADRGTNFAAAARTTALRLRDAINAALMAR, from the coding sequence ATGACCTTTCGTGAAACAGTCTGTGCGACTGCCCGACGCAACCGGAGCTGGTTGTGCATTGGGTTAGACCCGGAGCCAATGCGGATGCCGGTGCATCTGCCGGCGGACGCGGAGGGGGTGTACGCTTTTTGCGCTGCCATTATGGACGCGACATCGGATCTCGTGTGCGCGTTCAAACCCAATATTGCCTTTTTCGAGGCGTTCGGCGCCGCCGGATGGTCGGCGCTCGAACGGCTCATCCGGTTGCGCCCGGGGCCACCGATCATTCTCGATGCCAAACGCGGCGATATTGGTTCCACAGCGGAAGCGTATGCGCGCGCCGCTTTTGAGGTGCTCGACGCCGATGCAGTGACGGTGAATCCGTATCTGGGAGGCGATGCGCTCGAACCATTCTTGCGGCATTCCCAACGGGGATGTTTCATTCTCTGCAAAACATCGAACCCTGGCAGCCACGATCTGCAGGATATGCGCCTGGCGGATGGACGCCCGCTGTATCTGGCGGTTGCGGAGATGGCGCGCGACCGCTGGAATATGCACGGCAATACAGGGCTGGTGGTCGGCGCAACACATCCGACTGCGATCACGGAGGTTCGCCGCGCCTGCCCGGATATGTTGCTGCTTGTGCCGGGAATCGGGGCGCAGGGTGGCGATCTGGACACAACGGTGCGCGCCGCCGCAGCGGTCGATGAACCCCTGATGATGATCAACGTCTCGCGCACGGTGTTGTACGCCGACCGCGGAACGAACTTTGCTGCGGCGGCGCGCACGACGGCGCTTCGCCTGCGCGATGCCATCAATGCCGCGCTGATGGCGCGCTGA
- a CDS encoding ATP-binding protein produces the protein MLDRYDQRLRQLESLLRISRAITAHLDLTSVLNLVIEVAVDLLAGNSGLIALRDDDGVTRIYAASGLARETWPAFTDLLATPIDDQPTLVRRLREVGADIGLPLRHVSALPLVFRGATVGVIYVFRAALNVEFTAEEHQLLTAFADQAAIAVSNARLFQSVLREKQHLDALIENSADGVMILDSRWRITTFNRAMEQLTGWSREEAIGRPCAEVLAIHTPQGANLCLTDCPLQRQPFEPNPVAEGWITTRDGRRLYIQSRYAAQRTPQGAFLGAIANVRDVTEQKIEAEMQNTFISVISHELRTPVSIIKGYAETLARQDAAWDAATLREGLMVIIEEADRLAQQINTLLEASRLQTDGMRLELSDWPVRPLVERVVERFMPQAGERFTFEIDIPDDLPPVHADYERTRTVLENLVSNAIKYSPNGGLVRIAARVSGDYAIISVSDQGIGIPFEEQKKLFRRFYRVDNRLRRETQGAGLGLFLSRVIVEAQGGRIWVDSRPGRGSRFSFTVPLATPMLSDRTAAPEAPSTSSEGTSEPPAMLPPYTEPPLLEDHEQ, from the coding sequence ATGTTAGACCGGTATGACCAGCGTTTGCGGCAACTCGAGTCGTTGCTGCGCATCAGTCGTGCGATCACGGCGCACCTCGATCTGACCAGTGTGCTCAACCTGGTGATCGAGGTGGCGGTTGACCTGCTCGCCGGCAACTCCGGTTTGATCGCGCTGCGCGATGATGACGGCGTGACGCGCATCTATGCGGCGTCGGGGCTGGCGCGCGAAACCTGGCCCGCTTTTACCGATCTGCTGGCGACCCCCATCGACGATCAACCGACGCTGGTGCGCCGCCTGCGCGAGGTTGGCGCCGACATCGGGCTGCCGTTGCGCCACGTGAGTGCGTTGCCGCTCGTGTTTCGCGGCGCGACGGTCGGGGTGATCTATGTCTTTCGTGCGGCGCTGAATGTCGAGTTCACCGCAGAGGAACATCAACTCCTCACTGCTTTCGCCGATCAGGCGGCTATCGCGGTTTCGAATGCGCGCCTGTTCCAGAGTGTGCTGCGCGAAAAGCAGCACCTCGATGCGCTCATCGAGAATAGTGCCGATGGCGTGATGATCCTCGACTCGCGCTGGCGTATTACGACGTTCAACCGCGCCATGGAACAGCTGACCGGGTGGAGTCGTGAAGAGGCGATCGGACGTCCCTGCGCCGAGGTGCTGGCGATCCATACGCCGCAGGGCGCCAACCTCTGTCTGACCGATTGCCCGCTGCAACGGCAACCGTTCGAGCCGAACCCCGTTGCGGAAGGGTGGATCACCACCCGCGACGGTCGACGTCTCTATATTCAGAGTCGCTACGCCGCACAGCGCACTCCACAGGGTGCATTTTTGGGCGCAATTGCGAATGTCCGCGATGTGACCGAGCAAAAGATCGAGGCGGAGATGCAGAATACCTTCATCTCGGTTATTTCGCACGAACTGCGTACACCGGTCAGCATTATCAAAGGGTATGCTGAAACGCTGGCGCGCCAGGATGCAGCCTGGGATGCTGCGACCCTGCGGGAAGGGTTGATGGTCATTATCGAAGAGGCTGACCGTCTGGCGCAACAGATCAATACGCTGCTGGAGGCGTCTCGCCTGCAAACCGACGGGATGCGGCTGGAATTGAGCGACTGGCCGGTGCGTCCGCTGGTGGAACGTGTGGTCGAGCGATTCATGCCGCAGGCAGGCGAGCGATTTACCTTCGAGATCGACATCCCTGATGATTTGCCACCGGTGCACGCCGACTATGAGCGCACCCGCACTGTGCTGGAAAATCTGGTCAGCAATGCGATCAAGTACAGTCCGAACGGCGGACTGGTGCGCATCGCGGCGCGCGTGAGCGGTGATTATGCGATCATCTCGGTCAGTGATCAGGGGATTGGCATTCCGTTCGAGGAGCAGAAGAAACTTTTCCGTCGCTTCTACCGCGTCGATAATCGTCTGCGCCGCGAAACGCAGGGGGCTGGACTGGGGTTGTTCCTGTCGCGTGTCATCGTCGAAGCGCAAGGGGGGCGAATTTGGGTGGACAGTCGACCCGGACGCGGTTCCCGCTTTTCGTTCACCGTACCGCTGGCGACGCCGATGCTGAGCGACCGGACAGCGGCGCCTGAAGCGCCATCTACTTCTTCTGAAGGCACAAGCGAACCGCCAGCCATGTTGCCGCCGTACACCGAACCGCCGCTGCTCGAGGACCATGAACAGTGA
- a CDS encoding AAA family ATPase, with amino-acid sequence MDQIPSTMQRAIRGDKNPLDIVEKQLRHTIFGQERAIEAVIRVLNRARFGFSAGNPRRPRATLLFLGPTGVGKTAMARRLAQLLRPDGEAFLKIDCSLFSQGHEVSALVGAPPSYVGRDQKPLLNPDIIEQENSVVLFDEIEKGQPELWNLLLQIMEDGEILLLNGGRRVSFSNSIVILTTNVGAKEMVDFLDQRTIGFRTSRQDVEATGRQIYQIGFEALQKVFQPEWINRIDEIIAFRPLSSEVLRQVLDRMVQEANEQYLRHGIHLTLTEEAREYVLRKGFEPRFGARPLRQQLLKLIEAPLADLIASGGIPAGSKVLVVATGVDRHGEALEFYHEPAPELLAQAQELRAAEVGRSLSDGPQQPSVGLSADRGHTMEYSAGPFGARGPRAAPRRNEERR; translated from the coding sequence ATGGACCAGATACCGTCCACCATGCAGCGTGCGATCCGCGGCGACAAGAATCCGCTTGATATTGTGGAAAAGCAACTGCGTCACACCATTTTTGGTCAGGAGCGCGCCATCGAAGCGGTCATCCGGGTGCTGAACCGGGCGCGTTTCGGGTTTTCGGCGGGTAATCCGCGCCGCCCACGCGCGACGTTGCTGTTCCTGGGACCGACCGGGGTCGGCAAGACGGCAATGGCGCGCCGGCTGGCGCAACTGCTGCGTCCCGATGGCGAGGCGTTTCTTAAGATCGACTGCTCGCTGTTCTCACAGGGTCATGAAGTGTCGGCGCTGGTTGGAGCGCCGCCGTCCTACGTCGGGCGCGACCAGAAGCCGTTGCTGAATCCCGACATCATCGAGCAGGAGAATAGCGTCGTCCTGTTTGACGAGATCGAAAAAGGTCAACCGGAGTTGTGGAATCTGCTGCTCCAGATCATGGAGGATGGCGAGATTCTGCTGTTGAACGGCGGACGGCGGGTGTCGTTCAGTAATAGCATTGTGATTTTGACGACCAACGTTGGGGCGAAGGAGATGGTTGATTTTCTTGACCAGCGCACCATCGGTTTTCGCACGTCACGTCAGGATGTCGAGGCGACAGGACGGCAGATCTATCAGATCGGGTTCGAGGCGTTGCAGAAAGTGTTTCAACCTGAGTGGATCAACCGCATCGATGAGATTATTGCGTTTCGTCCGCTCTCGAGCGAGGTGCTGCGACAGGTGCTTGATCGGATGGTGCAGGAGGCGAATGAGCAGTACCTGCGGCATGGCATTCACCTGACGTTGACCGAAGAAGCGCGTGAATATGTGCTGCGGAAGGGGTTCGAGCCGCGCTTCGGCGCTCGCCCGCTCCGCCAGCAATTGCTGAAACTGATCGAGGCGCCACTCGCCGATCTGATCGCATCGGGCGGCATTCCGGCTGGCAGTAAAGTGCTGGTGGTCGCCACCGGCGTGGATCGGCACGGCGAGGCGCTGGAGTTCTACCACGAGCCGGCGCCGGAACTGCTCGCGCAGGCGCAGGAACTGCGGGCTGCGGAGGTTGGTCGCTCACTGAGCGATGGACCGCAGCAACCCAGCGTTGGGCTGTCAGCCGACCGCGGGCATACGATGGAGTACTCAGCCGGACCGTTCGGCGCACGCGGACCGCGCGCTGCGCCACGGCGCAACGAGGAGCGGCGCTGA
- a CDS encoding 4a-hydroxytetrahydrobiopterin dehydratase, giving the protein MATRLSDAEIEERLGDLTGWTRQGNEIRKTFQLPSFPSAIAFVVNVAFLAEAAGHHPDIDIRWRKVTLSLTTHDAGGLTQKDFDLATQIDEIM; this is encoded by the coding sequence ATGGCAACTCGACTGAGCGATGCCGAGATCGAAGAGCGCCTCGGCGATCTGACCGGATGGACACGCCAGGGCAACGAGATCCGGAAGACATTTCAACTTCCCTCGTTCCCTTCTGCAATTGCATTTGTTGTCAACGTCGCCTTTCTGGCTGAGGCTGCTGGACACCATCCCGATATCGATATTCGCTGGCGTAAGGTGACGCTAAGCCTGACCACCCACGACGCTGGCGGCTTAACGCAGAAGGACTTCGATCTGGCCACCCAGATCGATGAGATTATGTAG
- the rpoD gene encoding RNA polymerase sigma factor RpoD, whose amino-acid sequence MATEIVEQTQQAWAQTLEYLLEIGRTRGFLTYNEILEALPQPEHHIADVDQLYASLQAEGIRVVETPLDIHDNGSTGDDELLADMPDLTDVALDDPVRMYLQEIGQVPLLSAEQEVMLAKAMEAGHRARRALEREEYSSWQERVMYEQQVAQGNEARQHLIQANLRLVVSIAKKYTSYGLTMMDLVQEGNIGLMRAVEKFDYTKGHKFSTYATWWIRQAITRAIADQSRTIRLPVHMGEAISQVKRTSHKLQQTMQREPTPEEIADAMGISSTKVRRTLEASMHPLSLEMPVGQEGEGRMGDFIEDDRISTPAEAAAASMLREQLEEVLQKLPERERKIIQLRYGLKDGRYRTLEEVGMEFGITRERIRQIEAVALRKLRHPHLGKKLRGYLD is encoded by the coding sequence ATGGCCACCGAGATCGTGGAGCAGACACAACAGGCGTGGGCGCAAACCCTCGAGTATCTGCTGGAAATCGGGCGCACACGCGGGTTCCTTACCTACAACGAAATCCTTGAAGCGTTACCGCAACCTGAGCACCACATTGCTGATGTTGATCAACTCTATGCTTCCCTTCAAGCAGAGGGCATTCGCGTCGTCGAAACCCCGCTCGACATCCACGACAACGGTTCGACCGGCGACGATGAGTTGCTGGCGGATATGCCCGACCTGACCGATGTGGCGCTCGATGATCCGGTCCGCATGTATTTGCAGGAGATCGGTCAGGTTCCACTCCTGTCGGCGGAACAGGAAGTCATGCTGGCAAAGGCGATGGAAGCCGGTCACCGTGCGCGTCGCGCGCTCGAACGCGAAGAGTACAGCTCCTGGCAGGAGCGCGTGATGTACGAGCAGCAGGTCGCGCAGGGGAATGAGGCGCGCCAGCACCTGATCCAGGCCAACCTGCGACTGGTCGTTTCGATTGCCAAGAAGTACACATCGTATGGGCTGACGATGATGGACCTGGTGCAGGAGGGCAATATCGGTCTCATGCGCGCAGTCGAAAAGTTCGACTATACCAAAGGGCACAAATTCTCCACGTATGCCACATGGTGGATCCGCCAGGCGATCACCCGCGCCATCGCCGATCAGAGCCGCACCATTCGTCTGCCGGTGCATATGGGTGAGGCGATCAGCCAGGTGAAGCGTACCTCGCACAAACTCCAGCAGACGATGCAGCGCGAACCTACGCCGGAAGAGATCGCCGACGCAATGGGCATCAGTTCGACGAAGGTACGCCGCACGCTGGAGGCGTCGATGCACCCGCTCTCGCTCGAAATGCCGGTCGGGCAGGAAGGTGAAGGGCGGATGGGCGACTTTATCGAAGACGACCGGATCTCGACGCCGGCTGAGGCTGCTGCGGCTTCGATGTTGCGTGAGCAACTTGAAGAGGTGTTGCAGAAGCTGCCGGAGCGCGAGCGCAAGATTATTCAGTTGCGCTACGGCTTGAAAGATGGGCGGTATCGCACGCTTGAAGAGGTCGGCATGGAGTTTGGCATTACGCGCGAACGCATCCGCCAGATCGAAGCGGTGGCGCTTCGAAAATTGCGCCATCCGCACCTCGGTAAGAAGTTGCGCGGCTATCTCGATTGA
- a CDS encoding segregation and condensation protein A → MFVDHLDYTITLPVFEGPLELLLRLIEREELDITSVALAHVAEQYLAHVRSMEAPDPASLSAFLVVAARLLLLKSRALLPQPPATDDAAPDDDDDALVRQLQDYQRFRRLAALLRLYEGRRMYLRLAPPPAPRAASLDHTVADLIAAIQRRMQLMLPLDPPPVALPAPKIVTVGDMVERIRALLSERSWIAFEEITSLTARRIEIIVAFWAVLEMWKRRAVTVEQTGLFGAIVIRHGPGFVAGWELEVEG, encoded by the coding sequence ATGTTCGTCGATCATCTCGACTACACCATAACTCTGCCGGTATTCGAGGGTCCGCTCGAGCTGCTGCTGCGCCTGATCGAGCGCGAGGAACTGGATATTACCAGCGTGGCGCTTGCGCACGTCGCCGAACAGTACCTTGCTCATGTGCGTTCAATGGAAGCGCCGGATCCGGCGTCGCTCTCGGCATTTCTGGTTGTGGCAGCGCGTTTGCTGCTGTTGAAATCGCGGGCATTGCTGCCACAACCGCCAGCGACCGATGATGCGGCGCCAGACGACGATGACGACGCACTGGTGCGTCAGTTGCAGGATTATCAGCGCTTCCGCCGACTCGCTGCGCTGCTGCGCCTCTATGAAGGTCGTCGCATGTATCTGCGGCTTGCCCCGCCTCCGGCGCCCCGCGCCGCGTCGCTCGACCATACGGTCGCCGACCTGATTGCTGCCATACAACGCCGCATGCAGTTGATGCTGCCACTCGATCCGCCGCCTGTTGCGCTTCCCGCACCGAAGATCGTCACAGTCGGCGATATGGTTGAGCGCATTCGAGCGCTTCTATCGGAACGTTCCTGGATCGCATTTGAAGAAATCACCTCGCTGACCGCCCGACGCATAGAGATCATCGTCGCATTCTGGGCGGTGCTGGAAATGTGGAAACGCCGCGCGGTTACGGTCGAACAGACCGGTCTCTTTGGCGCGATTGTGATCCGCCACGGACCAGGGTTCGTTGCTGGTTGGGAGTTGGAGGTGGAGGGTTGA
- a CDS encoding type II toxin-antitoxin system VapC family toxin, producing MSGALTIDASVFVNAFSPTETGSEQSWRFLSQLLDAGAPVVVPTLMLVEVVASLARKQNNTALALEWMERIQQLDHLTFVPLDDDLAQEAAEIAAAHRLRGSDAVYAAVARRSAATLVTLDAEQAQRAAPLIPVRLPAAD from the coding sequence ATGAGCGGCGCCCTGACCATCGACGCCAGCGTTTTCGTCAACGCATTCAGTCCCACCGAAACCGGCAGCGAGCAGAGCTGGCGCTTTCTGTCACAACTCCTGGATGCAGGCGCCCCTGTCGTTGTTCCTACATTGATGCTGGTGGAAGTCGTCGCTTCACTGGCGCGCAAGCAAAACAACACTGCCCTGGCGTTGGAATGGATGGAGCGCATTCAGCAATTGGATCACCTCACCTTCGTCCCCCTGGATGACGACCTGGCGCAAGAAGCCGCCGAAATTGCCGCCGCTCATCGTTTGCGCGGCAGCGATGCGGTATACGCGGCGGTCGCGCGCCGTTCCGCCGCAACGCTGGTGACGCTGGATGCCGAACAGGCGCAGCGCGCGGCGCCCCTCATCCCTGTCCGCCTGCCCGCAGCGGATTGA